From Anaerolineales bacterium, one genomic window encodes:
- a CDS encoding CDP-alcohol phosphatidyltransferase family protein, protein MPDVKSQTRIQNSILDPIERRVLHWFAERTPQRFTPDTLTIIGIIGSLVIFVGYALTKASPAFLWLASLGFVINWYGDSLDGTLARYRKIERPKFGFYIDHIVDAFSQVVVFTGLGVSAYVRLDIACLALSGYLLLSILAYVYAFVTGVFRISYAKIGPTEVRLIAIIANALIFFFGNPGYEFLGITITAFDTLILVIALLLFTLFVSTSIQYGRELVGVDSR, encoded by the coding sequence ATGCCAGACGTTAAATCACAGACTCGCATACAAAACAGCATCTTGGATCCCATTGAACGACGCGTTTTGCACTGGTTCGCAGAGCGGACTCCGCAGCGGTTTACACCGGATACCCTGACGATCATCGGGATCATCGGATCGTTGGTTATTTTTGTGGGATACGCGCTCACGAAAGCGTCACCGGCTTTCTTATGGTTGGCGAGCCTCGGTTTCGTCATCAATTGGTACGGGGACAGCCTGGACGGGACGCTGGCACGCTATCGCAAGATCGAGCGGCCGAAATTTGGCTTCTACATCGATCACATCGTCGATGCTTTCAGTCAGGTGGTGGTTTTCACCGGACTCGGTGTATCGGCTTATGTTCGCCTGGACATTGCCTGCCTCGCACTGAGTGGTTACTTGCTGCTTTCGATCCTGGCGTACGTCTATGCATTTGTCACCGGCGTCTTCCGTATATCGTATGCAAAGATTGGACCCACTGAAGTGCGGTTGATCGCTATCATCGCCAACGCGCTGATCTTTTTCTTCGGCAATCCGGGATATGAGTTTCTCGGCATAACAATCACGGCTTTCGATACGCTGATTCTCGTTATTGCGCTTCTGTTGTTCACACTCTTCGTAAGCACTTCCATTCAATACGGGCGCGAACTCGTTGGTGTCGATTCACGCTGA
- a CDS encoding HEAT repeat domain-containing protein yields MSSIAEWLSDGDLRSDGAANEVVNLVLQNPELTADLLAGLRHDDKVVRGHAADALEKVARSSPELIVDHVDSIVDIAMQDEVAMVRWHLAMILGYLSIFSPKLEKVTNTLYHLLGDDSAFVQAWSIVSLCIVARIYPRFCSEILAKVEHLKQSESIAIRTKVRQALDLLMNPDRPFPKGWIKSPQLDQLV; encoded by the coding sequence GTGAGTTCAATTGCAGAGTGGCTTTCGGACGGCGATTTACGTTCCGATGGCGCTGCGAACGAGGTCGTCAACCTCGTGCTGCAGAACCCCGAATTGACCGCGGATTTGTTGGCGGGATTGCGTCACGACGATAAAGTCGTACGCGGCCATGCGGCGGACGCCCTTGAAAAAGTTGCGCGGTCTTCGCCAGAGTTGATTGTCGATCACGTCGATTCGATTGTGGACATAGCGATGCAAGATGAAGTCGCCATGGTACGGTGGCACCTGGCGATGATCCTTGGTTATCTGTCGATTTTTTCGCCCAAGCTCGAGAAAGTAACGAATACGTTGTACCATCTACTCGGTGATGATAGCGCCTTCGTGCAAGCCTGGTCGATCGTCAGTCTGTGTATCGTGGCCCGTATCTATCCCCGGTTCTGTAGTGAGATTCTGGCAAAGGTCGAGCACCTCAAGCAAAGCGAAAGTATTGCCATCCGAACGAAGGTTCGTCAGGCGCTGGATCTGCTTATGAATCCCGATCGACCGTTTCCGAAAGGCTGGATAAAAAGTCCGCAGCTCGATCAGCTCGTATGA
- the msrA gene encoding peptide-methionine (S)-S-oxide reductase MsrA translates to MDKNRSGVQGESKDDEVATFGGGCFWCLEAVFQNLEGVKQVISGYAGGDVVDPTYEQVCTGSTGHAEVVQITYDPLQVSYEFLLDVFFSIHDPTTLNRQGADVGTQYRSVIFYQNEQQEETARRKIQEIGKEGIWERPVVTQLKPLKHFYPAEDYHQNYFKKNPFAGYCRAVISPKVVKFRAKFAERLKQ, encoded by the coding sequence ATGGATAAGAATCGTTCTGGTGTGCAGGGTGAGTCGAAGGATGATGAAGTCGCCACGTTTGGCGGCGGGTGTTTTTGGTGTTTGGAAGCTGTGTTTCAAAACCTGGAGGGCGTGAAGCAGGTCATTTCAGGGTATGCGGGAGGGGATGTCGTCGATCCGACCTACGAGCAGGTTTGTACGGGGTCCACGGGTCACGCCGAGGTCGTTCAAATAACATACGATCCGCTACAGGTCAGTTACGAGTTCCTGTTGGACGTTTTCTTCAGCATCCACGATCCGACGACGTTGAATCGTCAGGGAGCAGACGTCGGTACGCAATACCGCTCGGTGATTTTCTATCAAAACGAGCAGCAGGAAGAGACCGCCAGGCGAAAGATTCAAGAAATTGGAAAAGAGGGAATTTGGGAACGCCCGGTTGTGACACAATTAAAGCCGTTGAAGCATTTTTATCCGGCTGAGGACTATCATCAGAATTACTTCAAAAAGAACCCTTTTGCGGGGTACTGCCGCGCCGTGATATCTCCCAAGGTGGTTAAATTCCGCGCAAAGTTCGCCGAAAGACTAAAGCAATAG
- a CDS encoding DUF4157 domain-containing protein gives MSDLIPERIPDCAERLLARAEWYADPGVVSRAKLKLASGLAAFLSSDRFSKGKTKAITLGKTIHFCGAEQFQPHTAKGLALIAHELKHVEQYERYKLVKFYAKYLWGFIRHGYGTEIDIEATAYTLEAAVKEHLQDEFTTNAGRNPCLQMDEPHTPNPEFALLTPVRFDEDL, from the coding sequence ATGAGTGACTTGATCCCAGAGAGAATCCCGGATTGCGCGGAACGCCTTCTCGCCCGTGCTGAGTGGTATGCGGATCCCGGAGTCGTAAGCCGGGCGAAGCTCAAGTTGGCGAGTGGACTGGCGGCATTTCTGAGCAGTGATCGATTTTCGAAGGGTAAGACAAAGGCGATCACGCTTGGGAAAACCATTCACTTCTGCGGTGCGGAACAGTTTCAACCGCATACTGCGAAAGGCCTGGCGCTGATCGCACACGAACTAAAACACGTCGAACAGTACGAAAGATACAAACTTGTAAAGTTCTATGCCAAATACCTCTGGGGATTTATCCGGCATGGCTACGGGACGGAGATCGATATCGAGGCGACGGCATACACACTCGAGGCGGCTGTAAAAGAGCATCTGCAAGATGAATTTACTACGAATGCGGGTCGCAATCCTTGCCTGCAGATGGACGAGCCGCACACGCCCAATCCGGAATTTGCGTTGCTTACTCCCGTAAGATTCGACGAGGACTTGTGA
- a CDS encoding aldo/keto reductase, whose translation MSAISFGAWAIGGTWGHVNDQDSLAALHRAVDLGVNFFDTADVYGDGHSESLLAELRKQRDETIYIATKAGRRLDPHTASGYNRKNLTDFVDRSLKNLQADTIDLLQLHCPPTEVFYIPEVFGILDDMVAAGKLQYYGVSVEKVEEALKAIEYPNVQSVQIIFNMFRHRPAELFFEQAQKRQVGIIARVPLASGLLTGKMTANTTFENDDHRAFNRHGEAFDRGETFSGVDFQTGLKAVEELKEIIPEGMSLVQMALRWILMFDAVTCTIPGAKRISQVEENMAAADLPELSDDVMRKVDEIYQRDIRDLVHQLW comes from the coding sequence GTGTCGGCAATTAGCTTTGGCGCATGGGCGATCGGAGGGACCTGGGGGCATGTGAATGATCAGGATTCATTGGCCGCATTGCATCGAGCCGTCGACTTGGGTGTGAACTTCTTCGACACCGCCGACGTTTATGGGGATGGGCACAGTGAGAGTTTGCTCGCAGAATTACGCAAGCAGCGCGACGAGACGATTTACATCGCCACCAAAGCAGGTCGTCGTCTGGATCCCCATACAGCCAGCGGATACAACCGCAAGAATTTAACCGACTTTGTGGACCGGAGTCTGAAGAACCTCCAGGCAGATACGATCGACTTGCTTCAACTCCATTGTCCGCCTACGGAAGTTTTCTACATACCGGAGGTATTTGGTATTCTCGACGATATGGTCGCGGCCGGCAAGCTCCAGTATTACGGAGTGAGTGTGGAAAAAGTGGAAGAAGCTCTGAAAGCCATCGAATATCCGAATGTGCAGAGCGTCCAGATCATTTTCAACATGTTTCGTCATCGTCCCGCGGAGCTGTTTTTCGAGCAGGCGCAGAAACGGCAGGTGGGCATCATCGCCCGCGTACCTCTGGCGTCAGGCTTGTTGACCGGCAAGATGACTGCCAACACGACATTCGAGAACGACGATCATCGCGCATTCAACCGTCATGGAGAGGCGTTCGATCGCGGCGAGACATTTTCCGGCGTCGATTTTCAAACCGGGCTGAAAGCCGTCGAGGAATTGAAGGAAATCATCCCCGAAGGGATGAGCCTGGTCCAGATGGCCTTGCGCTGGATACTGATGTTCGACGCGGTGACGTGCACCATTCCCGGGGCAAAACGAATCTCGCAAGTCGAGGAGAACATGGCCGCCGCCGACCTGCCTGAACTCTCGGACGACGTGATGCGCAAGGTGGACGAAATCTACCAAAGAGATATTCGTGACCTCGTCCATCAGTTGTGGTGA
- a CDS encoding response regulator, with product MTNQGADTRHMLIVDDEHEILKALTNYLSTLCDAYSVDTANSGAAALEKIKEGSYELIITDYMMPTMNGLELAKAAREISPDTKVVLITAYGNKELRSSVEDLKLEGFIDKPFSMAQIREIVEKAIGSMNSDDQPNMQGLSEPLRDKLNKLQADSGASCVLLLSANGYMVETAGVTSGMDTSNISALVAANFAASSELARILKSNSVFKSSFHEGPEYNIYAHDVDGDFLLAVIFGSETKPGAVWHYTKQTAVELAPLIADQKEAEIDSDNLAEAMNAELDNLLDDEILLDVGTGELITFEDAMNAGLVPSELKESKKAKS from the coding sequence TTGACGAATCAAGGTGCAGACACCAGGCATATGCTCATCGTTGACGATGAGCATGAAATCTTGAAAGCCTTGACCAATTACCTGAGCACGTTGTGCGATGCGTATTCTGTCGATACGGCAAATAGCGGCGCGGCTGCCCTTGAAAAGATCAAAGAAGGCTCTTACGAACTGATCATAACCGATTACATGATGCCGACCATGAACGGCCTGGAATTAGCAAAAGCCGCTCGTGAAATATCTCCTGACACGAAAGTAGTCCTTATTACAGCATACGGGAATAAGGAGCTGCGTTCATCCGTCGAGGATTTAAAACTCGAGGGCTTTATCGACAAACCCTTCAGCATGGCGCAGATTCGGGAGATTGTGGAAAAAGCAATCGGCTCGATGAACAGCGATGACCAACCCAACATGCAAGGTCTTAGCGAACCACTGCGGGACAAATTAAATAAATTACAGGCCGATTCCGGAGCTTCATGCGTTTTACTGCTGAGCGCAAACGGTTACATGGTCGAAACCGCAGGCGTTACAAGCGGCATGGACACTTCAAACATCAGTGCACTCGTGGCAGCGAATTTCGCAGCTTCGTCCGAATTGGCCAGAATCCTGAAGAGCAATTCCGTTTTCAAATCCAGTTTCCATGAAGGCCCGGAATACAACATATATGCTCACGACGTAGACGGCGACTTCCTCCTGGCGGTTATCTTCGGTTCGGAAACCAAACCTGGTGCGGTTTGGCATTACACCAAACAAACGGCCGTCGAACTGGCGCCGCTGATCGCCGATCAGAAGGAAGCGGAAATCGATTCCGACAACCTGGCGGAAGCGATGAATGCCGAACTCGATAATTTGCTGGATGATGAGATCCTGCTGGACGTCGGCACAGGAGAATTGATCACCTTCGAAGACGCCATGAACGCCGGACTCGTTCCATCCGAGTTGAAGGAATCAAAAAAGGCGAAATCATGA
- a CDS encoding ADP-ribosylation factor-like protein, with protein MYINQKLGELHIKIVYYGPARSGKTTNLQFIHGHINPKSRGELVSLKTREDRTIFFDFMQLELGKINGLKPKFSLYTVPGQVYYEASRKLVLQGSDGVVFVADSQRDRLSANISDLKALEQYLMQLGTPIDSFPCVIQFNKQDLPDVIKPDDLKTQMNINGVPCMGSSAIKGHGVFDTLKTIINLVVRQL; from the coding sequence ATGTATATAAACCAGAAGCTGGGCGAGTTACACATCAAAATTGTATACTACGGCCCTGCTCGCAGTGGAAAAACGACAAACCTGCAATTCATCCACGGCCACATCAACCCAAAATCGCGTGGTGAATTGGTTTCCTTAAAAACACGTGAAGACCGGACGATTTTTTTCGATTTCATGCAATTAGAACTCGGGAAAATCAATGGCCTGAAACCTAAATTCAGCCTGTATACCGTGCCTGGGCAGGTGTATTACGAAGCAAGCAGAAAACTCGTCCTTCAGGGTTCCGATGGAGTCGTATTCGTTGCCGATTCGCAGCGCGATCGTTTATCTGCTAACATCAGCGACCTCAAGGCACTGGAGCAATACTTGATGCAGCTAGGGACACCGATAGATTCATTTCCGTGCGTCATTCAATTCAACAAGCAGGATCTTCCCGACGTGATCAAGCCCGATGATCTAAAGACGCAGATGAATATCAACGGCGTTCCTTGCATGGGCTCGTCCGCGATCAAGGGACACGGCGTATTCGACACTTTGAAAACCATCATCAATCTTGTGGTTAGACAACTATAA
- a CDS encoding DUF4388 domain-containing protein produces MAVQGNLIDISLSSLISINCNEMNQARLLVKHRNQEGTLFFDEGDIVHMTLGSQEGEDVIFELLTWEDGSFELTKDVRAPKRSVETNWSHLLLEGLRRIDEQTLTKSGDEDAANREKQKAEHEAAERMAKDFTRINGIESALVTSKYGDVIAFEATNNPKAAAALAAFTSRRAEELGILLNTGTLQQITMSGDGWRMIVFPSEKHLTALSMDPKISVSATANAIQVTKRRHRKEKV; encoded by the coding sequence ATGGCAGTTCAGGGGAATCTAATTGACATCAGTTTATCCAGTCTGATCAGCATCAATTGCAATGAGATGAATCAAGCACGCCTGCTTGTGAAACATCGGAATCAGGAAGGAACCTTGTTTTTCGATGAAGGGGACATCGTCCACATGACCCTGGGTTCGCAAGAAGGAGAAGACGTGATCTTCGAACTTCTAACCTGGGAAGACGGATCGTTCGAATTAACGAAAGACGTACGCGCACCGAAACGCAGCGTCGAGACAAACTGGTCCCATTTGCTGTTGGAGGGACTGCGGCGCATCGACGAGCAAACCCTCACGAAAAGCGGTGACGAAGACGCTGCCAATCGTGAAAAACAGAAAGCGGAGCATGAAGCCGCCGAACGCATGGCAAAAGATTTCACGCGGATCAATGGCATCGAAAGTGCACTCGTTACTTCGAAATACGGTGATGTTATAGCGTTCGAGGCAACGAACAATCCCAAGGCAGCGGCGGCTCTCGCAGCTTTCACAAGCCGACGCGCAGAAGAATTGGGCATCCTTTTGAACACCGGGACGCTCCAGCAGATCACCATGTCTGGCGATGGCTGGAGGATGATCGTCTTTCCGTCTGAAAAACACTTGACGGCATTGTCCATGGATCCCAAAATTTCAGTGAGTGCCACAGCCAATGCAATACAAGTCACGAAGAGAAGGCATCGAAAGGAAAAAGTCTGA
- a CDS encoding DUF4388 domain-containing protein, whose protein sequence is MAEALRGDLNQLSLPNIIQLLKSGGQTGKLDLSDGSNSGEIFLENGNIVHAIAGVLIGEDAFYSLLSWLHGDFNFVSGIETPEETISTSTDLLLAEGEKRIQGWSEIKNVIPSMQAIFNLAEGTTGAINLDPNEWKVLAQVNGVRTITDIAASLGWDEFEAASVLAGLVKTRLLEIVEESKSPPVTAIDNEFFDRLNDEFIEVIGPVGPVIIDEKIASLNETRESFPRNKVADLVEQVSTEIEDADQRMHFQQIMLDLLRGI, encoded by the coding sequence ATGGCAGAAGCTTTACGGGGTGATCTTAACCAATTATCACTCCCGAACATCATCCAGTTGTTAAAATCGGGGGGTCAAACGGGAAAACTTGATCTGTCAGACGGAAGTAACTCCGGTGAGATTTTCCTGGAGAACGGCAACATTGTTCACGCGATTGCCGGTGTTCTGATTGGGGAAGATGCCTTCTATTCCCTCTTGTCATGGTTGCACGGAGACTTCAATTTCGTCAGCGGTATTGAAACCCCAGAGGAAACAATTTCAACTTCCACCGATTTACTCCTCGCCGAGGGAGAAAAACGCATCCAGGGATGGTCAGAGATCAAAAACGTGATACCTTCGATGCAGGCGATCTTCAATCTTGCCGAAGGGACAACGGGAGCGATCAACCTCGATCCGAACGAATGGAAAGTCCTTGCGCAGGTAAACGGCGTTCGCACGATCACCGATATCGCTGCGTCTCTCGGATGGGACGAATTCGAAGCTGCAAGCGTGCTGGCTGGACTGGTAAAAACGAGACTGCTTGAAATCGTCGAGGAATCCAAGTCGCCTCCCGTCACGGCCATCGACAATGAGTTTTTCGACCGGCTCAATGATGAATTTATTGAAGTAATCGGACCTGTTGGACCGGTGATCATCGACGAGAAGATCGCTTCGCTGAACGAAACAAGGGAGTCTTTCCCGCGCAACAAAGTCGCGGACCTGGTGGAACAAGTAAGTACGGAAATTGAAGACGCGGATCAACGCATGCATTTCCAGCAGATCATGTTGGATCTGTTGCGAGGCATCTAA
- a CDS encoding HAMP domain-containing protein, whose translation MRLTIGRKLGLGFGIPLVLLALIGIAVFIGFNTLTNAARDSIEAQQTIEFMERGMKLLLTERILLSHQFATGEETTAAETRDDYMQEWALVVENTSARYSDMVMEIQRAVTIYHQYLDKAQSTYETNPNDAAGAIRELDEADIFFIQIVRPTMDDLLSTAVAEKSQLVDVLENQIIGITRIAILVVIIGIIISVFSALTIRRGLTNAALYLSSAAESISRGDLDTPIIAETGDEMEDLARSIERMRVSLKAAIERLRRRS comes from the coding sequence ATGAGATTGACCATCGGCAGAAAATTGGGACTTGGCTTCGGAATTCCTTTGGTCTTGTTGGCTCTGATTGGGATCGCGGTTTTCATCGGATTCAACACACTGACCAATGCAGCGCGAGATTCAATCGAAGCCCAGCAAACCATTGAATTCATGGAAAGAGGCATGAAGCTCCTGTTGACCGAACGGATCTTGTTGAGTCATCAATTCGCGACCGGTGAGGAGACGACGGCGGCTGAAACTCGAGATGACTACATGCAGGAATGGGCGCTCGTCGTCGAAAATACAAGCGCTCGATATTCGGATATGGTGATGGAAATCCAACGGGCAGTCACGATTTACCACCAATATCTGGATAAGGCACAATCAACCTACGAGACCAATCCAAATGATGCGGCCGGTGCAATACGCGAACTCGATGAAGCCGACATATTCTTCATCCAAATCGTTAGACCTACCATGGACGATTTACTTTCTACTGCTGTAGCAGAGAAGTCACAACTCGTCGATGTTCTTGAAAATCAGATCATCGGCATTACGAGAATCGCGATTCTCGTCGTCATCATCGGGATCATCATTTCCGTATTCAGCGCTCTCACCATCCGGCGTGGTCTGACGAATGCGGCTTTATATCTGAGCTCTGCAGCCGAGAGCATCAGCCGCGGCGATTTGGACACTCCCATTATCGCTGAGACGGGTGACGAAATGGAAGATCTCGCCCGATCGATTGAGCGGATGAGAGTCAGCCTGAAAGCTGCGATCGAACGATTGCGGAGAAGAAGCTAA
- a CDS encoding roadblock/LC7 domain-containing protein has translation MSDKVVIPPALMTKIIKIMSQLLEKTQACCVLLADISGQLICQQGFTKTFDPVILSALTASNMAATAEIARQIGEENPFKLMFHEGDDQNIYLSNVAGSFLLVVLFSTKVQIGLVRLFTGQAVKNLVPLAAEFERVQKEQGRIVDDEFGQALTTEIESLFGEN, from the coding sequence ATGTCAGATAAAGTGGTCATACCCCCAGCTCTGATGACGAAGATCATCAAGATCATGTCGCAATTGCTGGAGAAAACCCAGGCATGCTGTGTCTTGCTTGCGGACATCAGCGGTCAGTTGATCTGCCAACAAGGGTTTACCAAAACCTTTGATCCGGTCATCTTGTCTGCTTTAACCGCCAGCAACATGGCCGCAACGGCAGAGATTGCCCGCCAGATCGGTGAGGAAAATCCCTTCAAACTCATGTTCCACGAAGGGGACGATCAAAATATCTATCTTTCGAACGTTGCCGGCAGTTTCCTGCTCGTCGTCCTGTTCAGCACAAAAGTTCAGATCGGTCTTGTACGCCTTTTCACCGGACAAGCCGTGAAGAACCTCGTTCCGCTTGCCGCGGAGTTCGAACGAGTACAAAAGGAACAGGGGCGCATTGTCGATGATGAATTTGGTCAAGCATTGACCACAGAGATAGAGAGTCTGTTTGGCGAAAATTAG
- a CDS encoding roadblock/LC7 domain-containing protein translates to MNYQQVDLATYQPVTLDELLFTLHEQGQFETAVLASVEGLPIATVPANFDTDKAAAMIAMLKRVSKEARDQFPLAEIDEFSILDSNRMRLVCRYLKAGGEEMILAVIAPPDHSYRRMTNQAIKQIVEFLA, encoded by the coding sequence ATGAATTATCAACAAGTTGATTTAGCCACGTACCAACCGGTAACGCTCGATGAACTGCTGTTCACCTTGCACGAGCAAGGTCAATTCGAGACTGCCGTTCTCGCCAGCGTTGAAGGATTGCCAATCGCAACCGTACCTGCAAACTTCGATACGGATAAAGCGGCAGCCATGATCGCGATGTTGAAGAGAGTGAGTAAAGAAGCGCGCGATCAATTTCCGCTGGCAGAGATTGATGAATTTTCCATTCTTGATTCCAATCGGATGCGCTTGGTTTGCCGATATTTGAAGGCCGGCGGCGAGGAAATGATTCTTGCGGTTATCGCGCCGCCAGACCACAGTTACCGCCGCATGACGAACCAGGCCATCAAACAAATCGTTGAATTCCTAGCTTGA
- a CDS encoding IS701 family transposase — protein MNGTGGSISEVGIKSLSTVDRSCERKEFEEFFHDQFDQYFARSETRQQALHYVQSLLVESDPKSNGKKPPAYRKFSKSAQRLFFGAQWDDEAVHHSLQDFIVAELGHEKGVCLIGVTYFSKKGEKTVGVQAQFNRELKKDQNCQVCLFLGYASPKGCTFLDRRLYLPVEWTDDQIRRAEAKIPEDIEFRSKSDLALDMLHSVHAIGTPIHWVVGGEPFCSDTNLRNVIQAAGMNYILSGRDTDSSFRNLNHRQTPSDPTNQEDEACGSSIYKIVSGWNEKKWKRVIDHSNGDEICVFDWASDRVLELQNEIEPQEVWLLSRRSVSQRCETAYFISNAAQDATLAELAERINDLGILDQMVSEACTMFKMDEYGVRHWNSWHRHITLSMIAHAWWVYKGKRTLR, from the coding sequence ATGAACGGAACAGGCGGAAGTATTTCAGAGGTTGGTATCAAATCTCTTTCAACGGTCGACCGATCGTGTGAAAGGAAAGAGTTCGAAGAATTTTTCCACGATCAATTCGATCAATATTTCGCGCGTAGCGAGACGCGACAACAAGCCTTGCACTACGTCCAATCCCTGCTTGTCGAGTCAGATCCCAAATCCAACGGAAAGAAGCCCCCTGCCTACAGGAAATTCTCAAAGTCCGCCCAGAGATTGTTTTTTGGCGCGCAATGGGACGATGAAGCCGTCCACCATAGTCTACAAGATTTCATTGTTGCCGAATTGGGCCATGAGAAAGGCGTATGCCTCATTGGCGTGACGTATTTCTCTAAAAAGGGAGAAAAAACGGTCGGAGTACAAGCGCAATTCAATCGCGAACTCAAGAAGGACCAGAATTGTCAGGTTTGCCTTTTCCTGGGTTATGCATCCCCGAAAGGTTGTACATTTCTCGACCGCCGCCTTTACCTTCCCGTGGAATGGACGGACGACCAAATCCGTAGAGCCGAAGCGAAAATCCCCGAGGACATCGAATTTCGAAGCAAATCCGATCTCGCCTTGGACATGCTTCATTCAGTCCATGCCATCGGAACACCCATTCACTGGGTGGTTGGCGGCGAACCATTCTGCAGCGATACGAACTTACGCAACGTCATACAAGCGGCCGGCATGAATTACATTCTCTCCGGACGGGATACCGATTCGAGCTTCCGAAACTTGAATCACAGACAAACGCCGTCAGACCCGACCAACCAGGAAGACGAAGCCTGTGGTTCTTCCATTTACAAGATCGTATCCGGTTGGAATGAGAAGAAATGGAAACGCGTCATCGACCATTCCAATGGTGACGAAATCTGCGTCTTCGATTGGGCCTCGGACCGTGTTCTCGAACTCCAGAACGAAATCGAACCCCAGGAAGTCTGGCTGTTGTCCCGTCGATCGGTAAGCCAACGATGCGAAACTGCCTATTTCATCTCCAACGCTGCGCAGGACGCGACACTCGCCGAACTCGCCGAGAGAATTAACGACTTGGGGATACTCGATCAGATGGTATCTGAAGCATGCACGATGTTTAAGATGGACGAGTACGGCGTGCGCCACTGGAACAGCTGGCATCGTCACATTACTTTGTCGATGATCGCCCATGCCTGGTGGGTTTATAAAGGGAAAAGGACGTTACGATGA
- a CDS encoding response regulator, which produces MNHPPLSIEGCDQTLQEEQPSLCGRAKTILFVEDNDLMREIGAQILEDLGYLVICAANGQEAYDIFMKTDHIDLVFTDVVMPEISGAALLQKIRATGSLVKAVAVTGHVLAEDLDRLREVGVKSIIRKPYDVDILADAVRDALENS; this is translated from the coding sequence ATGAATCATCCTCCATTATCGATAGAAGGATGTGATCAGACGCTGCAGGAAGAGCAGCCCAGCCTTTGCGGACGGGCGAAAACCATCCTGTTTGTTGAAGATAATGACTTGATGCGAGAAATCGGCGCGCAGATATTGGAGGATCTAGGGTATCTGGTCATCTGCGCTGCGAACGGGCAAGAAGCGTACGACATCTTCATGAAGACAGACCATATCGATCTGGTTTTCACCGACGTAGTGATGCCTGAGATCAGCGGCGCAGCCTTGCTTCAGAAAATTCGGGCTACAGGCTCACTCGTTAAAGCCGTTGCTGTAACGGGCCACGTCCTGGCCGAGGACCTGGATCGATTACGGGAAGTGGGCGTGAAATCGATTATTCGGAAACCTTACGACGTTGACATCCTGGCCGATGCAGTCCGTGACGCGTTGGAAAATTCATAA